In Diachasmimorpha longicaudata isolate KC_UGA_2023 chromosome 4, iyDiaLong2, whole genome shotgun sequence, a single genomic region encodes these proteins:
- the LOC135161550 gene encoding transmembrane GTPase Marf isoform X1 → MAAYINRTISMIGGDGQRLGSDARIENSPLQIFVKAKKKINDIFGEIEDYVQDTVGFMEILSKDKNNIVTQVETDSIQGYVKKVHGIRDVLKRDHMKVAFFGRTSNGKSTVINAMLRDKILPSGIGHTTNCFLQVEGSENGESYLMTEGTNEKQPVHSVGQLGHALCKEKLCESHLVRIFWPKEKCLLLRDDVVFVDSPGVDVTPNLDEWIDKHCLDADVFVLVANAESTLMVTEKNFFHKVSTRLSKPNIFILNNRWDASASEPEFFEELANEQKEVRAQHQDRAVDFLAKELKVYSPKDAEERIFFISAKETLQARMQEQRGQPAHNGALAEGFQNRYFEFQDFERKFEECISKSAVKTKFEQHSQRGKHIASEIRQTLDDILTRTQKMRVEQLAIKQEVHDKLNFTEQQLMLITHEMKDKIHRMVEDVEQRVSKALNEEIRRLAVLVDEFSVPFHPECLVLNVYKRELHTHVENGLGSNLRARLSTALALNMESSQREMTERMSGLLPDTKKQLSVSIMPRREPFEILYRLNCDNLCADFHEDLEFRFSWGITALISRFAGKQGHKLAIANYPQEIPQSLVSPTDSIDSVKFVANPVNFPSGNDDWSLATRIAVASITSQGTMGGLIVAGFMLKTVGWRLIAITGAVYGALYFYERLTWTNKAKEREFKRQYVNHATQKLRLIVDLTSANCSHQVQQELSSTFARLCHLVDEATSEMDTDLKTIASTLRTLEEAATNAKVLRNKANYLANELELFDAAYIRSLN, encoded by the exons ACATCTTCGGGGAGATCGAGGACTATGTCCAGGACACCGTGGGTTTCATGGAAATTCTCAGCAAGGATAAGAACAACATCGTGACACAGGTGGAGACTGACAGCATTCAGGGTTATGTAAAGAAGGTCCACGGGATCAGGGATGTCCTCAAGAGGGATCACATGAAAGTCGCCTTCTTTGGGCGAACGAGCAATGGAAAATCAACAGTCATCAATGCCATGTTAAGAGACAAAATATTGCCGAGTGGCATTGGTCACACGACTAACTGCTTTCTGCAAGTAGAGGGCTCGGAGAATGGAGAGTCCTATCTGATGACTGAGGGGACTAATGAAAAACAGCCTGTACATTCAGTGGGGCAGCTTGGACATGCCTTGTGCAAGGAGAAACTCTGTGAAAGTCATCTTGTTAGGATCTTCTGGCCCAAAGAGAAGTGTCTACTATTGCGAGACGATGTTGTCTTCGTTGATTCACCTGGAGTTGATGTCACACCCAATCTGGATGAGTGGATTGATAAACACTGTCTGGATGCTGATGTGTTCGTTCTGGTTGCCAATGCTGAGTCTACTTTGATGGTTACG GAGAAGAATTTCTTTCACAAAGTTTCTACGAGACTATCGAAACCgaacatttttattctgaaCAATCGATGGGATGCTTCTGCCTCTGAAcctgaattttttgaagag CTGGCCAATGAGCAAAAAGAA GTACGAGCACAACATCAAGACAGAGCTGTTGACTTTCTAGCTAAGGAACTCAAAGTTTATTCACCCAAAGATGCGGAGGAAcgtattttcttcatttcggCGAAGGAAACCCTGCAGGCGCGGATGCAGGAGCAAAGAGGCCAACCAGCACATA ATGGTGCCCTAGCCGAAGGATTCCAAAATCGTTACTTCGAGTTTCAAGATTTCGAACGAAAATTCGAAGAGTGTATTTCTAAATCGGCAGTGAAGACAAAGTTCGAGCAGCACTCCCAACGAGGCAAGCACATTGCCAGTGAAATACGCCAGACCCTCGACGATATACTGACGCGAACCCAGAAGATGCGAGTAGAGCAGCTGGCCATAAAACAAGAGGTCCACGACAAACTGAATTTTACAGAGCAGCAGCTGATGCTCATAACCCATGAAATGAAGGATAAGATTCATCGAATGGTGGAGGATGTGGAGCAGAGAGTGTCAAAGGCTCTGAACGAGGAAATCAGACGTCTTGCTGTGCTCGTCGATGAGTTCTCTGTGCCCTTCCATCCTGAGTGTCTAGTCCTCAACGTCTACAAGAGAGAGCTCCATACTCATGTGGAGAACGGTCTTGGCTCGAACCTCCGGGCTAGATTGAGCACAGCACTGGCCCTGAATATGGAGTCCTCCCAGCGAGAAATGACCGAAAGAATGTCAGGTTTATTACCGGACACCAAGAAGCAGCTGTCAGTGAGCATAATGCCCAGACGTGAGCCCTTCGAGATCCTCTACAGACTCAATTGCGATAACTTGTGTGCCGATTTCCACGAAGACCTTGAGTTCAGATTCTCCTGGGGAATCACAGCGCTCATCAGCAGATTCGCAGGTAAACAGGGGCATAAACTGGCGATTGCCAATTATCCACAGGAAATACCACAGAGTCTGGTATCCCCCACTGACAGCATTGATTCAGTGAAATTCGTTGCAAATCCAGTGAATTTTCCATCGGGAAACGACGATTGGTCTCTTGCTACTAGAATCGCCGTTGCCTCGATCACTTCCCAGGGTACAATGGGGGGACTCATTGTCGCTGGGTTCATGCTGAAAACTGTGGGCTGGAGGCTCATTGCCATTACTGGAGCTGTCTACGGAGCTCTCTATTTCTACGAGAGGCTCACTTGGACTAATAAAGCTAAGGAGAGGGAGTTCAAGAGACAGTATGTCAATCATGCTACTCAGAAACTCAGGCTGATTGTAGATCTCACGTCTGCTAACTGCAGTCATCAAGTTCAGCA ggaACTTTCAAGCACGTTTGCCCGTCTTTGTCACTTGGTAGACGAAGCAACGTCGGAAATGGACACCGACCTGAAGACAATAGCATCAACCCTGAGAACTCTGGAGGAGGCAGCAACAAATGCCAAAGTATTGAGAAACAAGGCGAACTACTTAGCCAACGAACTCGAGCTCTTCGATGCAGCTTACATAAGATCCCTCAATTGA
- the LOC135161550 gene encoding transmembrane GTPase Marf isoform X3: protein MAAYINRTISMIGGDGQRLGSDARIENSPLQIFVKAKKKINDIFGEIEDYVQDTVGFMEILSKDKNNIVTQVETDSIQGYVKKVHGIRDVLKRDHMKVAFFGRTSNGKSTVINAMLRDKILPSGIGHTTNCFLQVEGSENGESYLMTEGTNEKQPVHSVGQLGHALCKEKLCESHLVRIFWPKEKCLLLRDDVVFVDSPGVDVTPNLDEWIDKHCLDADVFVLVANAESTLMVTEKNFFHKVSTRLSKPNIFILNNRWDASASEPEFFEEVRAQHQDRAVDFLAKELKVYSPKDAEERIFFISAKETLQARMQEQRGQPAHNGALAEGFQNRYFEFQDFERKFEECISKSAVKTKFEQHSQRGKHIASEIRQTLDDILTRTQKMRVEQLAIKQEVHDKLNFTEQQLMLITHEMKDKIHRMVEDVEQRVSKALNEEIRRLAVLVDEFSVPFHPECLVLNVYKRELHTHVENGLGSNLRARLSTALALNMESSQREMTERMSGLLPDTKKQLSVSIMPRREPFEILYRLNCDNLCADFHEDLEFRFSWGITALISRFAGKQGHKLAIANYPQEIPQSLVSPTDSIDSVKFVANPVNFPSGNDDWSLATRIAVASITSQGTMGGLIVAGFMLKTVGWRLIAITGAVYGALYFYERLTWTNKAKEREFKRQYVNHATQKLRLIVDLTSANCSHQVQQELSSTFARLCHLVDEATSEMDTDLKTIASTLRTLEEAATNAKVLRNKANYLANELELFDAAYIRSLN from the exons ACATCTTCGGGGAGATCGAGGACTATGTCCAGGACACCGTGGGTTTCATGGAAATTCTCAGCAAGGATAAGAACAACATCGTGACACAGGTGGAGACTGACAGCATTCAGGGTTATGTAAAGAAGGTCCACGGGATCAGGGATGTCCTCAAGAGGGATCACATGAAAGTCGCCTTCTTTGGGCGAACGAGCAATGGAAAATCAACAGTCATCAATGCCATGTTAAGAGACAAAATATTGCCGAGTGGCATTGGTCACACGACTAACTGCTTTCTGCAAGTAGAGGGCTCGGAGAATGGAGAGTCCTATCTGATGACTGAGGGGACTAATGAAAAACAGCCTGTACATTCAGTGGGGCAGCTTGGACATGCCTTGTGCAAGGAGAAACTCTGTGAAAGTCATCTTGTTAGGATCTTCTGGCCCAAAGAGAAGTGTCTACTATTGCGAGACGATGTTGTCTTCGTTGATTCACCTGGAGTTGATGTCACACCCAATCTGGATGAGTGGATTGATAAACACTGTCTGGATGCTGATGTGTTCGTTCTGGTTGCCAATGCTGAGTCTACTTTGATGGTTACG GAGAAGAATTTCTTTCACAAAGTTTCTACGAGACTATCGAAACCgaacatttttattctgaaCAATCGATGGGATGCTTCTGCCTCTGAAcctgaattttttgaagag GTACGAGCACAACATCAAGACAGAGCTGTTGACTTTCTAGCTAAGGAACTCAAAGTTTATTCACCCAAAGATGCGGAGGAAcgtattttcttcatttcggCGAAGGAAACCCTGCAGGCGCGGATGCAGGAGCAAAGAGGCCAACCAGCACATA ATGGTGCCCTAGCCGAAGGATTCCAAAATCGTTACTTCGAGTTTCAAGATTTCGAACGAAAATTCGAAGAGTGTATTTCTAAATCGGCAGTGAAGACAAAGTTCGAGCAGCACTCCCAACGAGGCAAGCACATTGCCAGTGAAATACGCCAGACCCTCGACGATATACTGACGCGAACCCAGAAGATGCGAGTAGAGCAGCTGGCCATAAAACAAGAGGTCCACGACAAACTGAATTTTACAGAGCAGCAGCTGATGCTCATAACCCATGAAATGAAGGATAAGATTCATCGAATGGTGGAGGATGTGGAGCAGAGAGTGTCAAAGGCTCTGAACGAGGAAATCAGACGTCTTGCTGTGCTCGTCGATGAGTTCTCTGTGCCCTTCCATCCTGAGTGTCTAGTCCTCAACGTCTACAAGAGAGAGCTCCATACTCATGTGGAGAACGGTCTTGGCTCGAACCTCCGGGCTAGATTGAGCACAGCACTGGCCCTGAATATGGAGTCCTCCCAGCGAGAAATGACCGAAAGAATGTCAGGTTTATTACCGGACACCAAGAAGCAGCTGTCAGTGAGCATAATGCCCAGACGTGAGCCCTTCGAGATCCTCTACAGACTCAATTGCGATAACTTGTGTGCCGATTTCCACGAAGACCTTGAGTTCAGATTCTCCTGGGGAATCACAGCGCTCATCAGCAGATTCGCAGGTAAACAGGGGCATAAACTGGCGATTGCCAATTATCCACAGGAAATACCACAGAGTCTGGTATCCCCCACTGACAGCATTGATTCAGTGAAATTCGTTGCAAATCCAGTGAATTTTCCATCGGGAAACGACGATTGGTCTCTTGCTACTAGAATCGCCGTTGCCTCGATCACTTCCCAGGGTACAATGGGGGGACTCATTGTCGCTGGGTTCATGCTGAAAACTGTGGGCTGGAGGCTCATTGCCATTACTGGAGCTGTCTACGGAGCTCTCTATTTCTACGAGAGGCTCACTTGGACTAATAAAGCTAAGGAGAGGGAGTTCAAGAGACAGTATGTCAATCATGCTACTCAGAAACTCAGGCTGATTGTAGATCTCACGTCTGCTAACTGCAGTCATCAAGTTCAGCA ggaACTTTCAAGCACGTTTGCCCGTCTTTGTCACTTGGTAGACGAAGCAACGTCGGAAATGGACACCGACCTGAAGACAATAGCATCAACCCTGAGAACTCTGGAGGAGGCAGCAACAAATGCCAAAGTATTGAGAAACAAGGCGAACTACTTAGCCAACGAACTCGAGCTCTTCGATGCAGCTTACATAAGATCCCTCAATTGA
- the LOC135161550 gene encoding transmembrane GTPase Marf isoform X2 encodes MDVDLGGRSDSTCTSQGSPLLQNKQIFVKAKKKINDIFGEIEDYVQDTVGFMEILSKDKNNIVTQVETDSIQGYVKKVHGIRDVLKRDHMKVAFFGRTSNGKSTVINAMLRDKILPSGIGHTTNCFLQVEGSENGESYLMTEGTNEKQPVHSVGQLGHALCKEKLCESHLVRIFWPKEKCLLLRDDVVFVDSPGVDVTPNLDEWIDKHCLDADVFVLVANAESTLMVTEKNFFHKVSTRLSKPNIFILNNRWDASASEPEFFEELANEQKEVRAQHQDRAVDFLAKELKVYSPKDAEERIFFISAKETLQARMQEQRGQPAHNGALAEGFQNRYFEFQDFERKFEECISKSAVKTKFEQHSQRGKHIASEIRQTLDDILTRTQKMRVEQLAIKQEVHDKLNFTEQQLMLITHEMKDKIHRMVEDVEQRVSKALNEEIRRLAVLVDEFSVPFHPECLVLNVYKRELHTHVENGLGSNLRARLSTALALNMESSQREMTERMSGLLPDTKKQLSVSIMPRREPFEILYRLNCDNLCADFHEDLEFRFSWGITALISRFAGKQGHKLAIANYPQEIPQSLVSPTDSIDSVKFVANPVNFPSGNDDWSLATRIAVASITSQGTMGGLIVAGFMLKTVGWRLIAITGAVYGALYFYERLTWTNKAKEREFKRQYVNHATQKLRLIVDLTSANCSHQVQQELSSTFARLCHLVDEATSEMDTDLKTIASTLRTLEEAATNAKVLRNKANYLANELELFDAAYIRSLN; translated from the exons ACATCTTCGGGGAGATCGAGGACTATGTCCAGGACACCGTGGGTTTCATGGAAATTCTCAGCAAGGATAAGAACAACATCGTGACACAGGTGGAGACTGACAGCATTCAGGGTTATGTAAAGAAGGTCCACGGGATCAGGGATGTCCTCAAGAGGGATCACATGAAAGTCGCCTTCTTTGGGCGAACGAGCAATGGAAAATCAACAGTCATCAATGCCATGTTAAGAGACAAAATATTGCCGAGTGGCATTGGTCACACGACTAACTGCTTTCTGCAAGTAGAGGGCTCGGAGAATGGAGAGTCCTATCTGATGACTGAGGGGACTAATGAAAAACAGCCTGTACATTCAGTGGGGCAGCTTGGACATGCCTTGTGCAAGGAGAAACTCTGTGAAAGTCATCTTGTTAGGATCTTCTGGCCCAAAGAGAAGTGTCTACTATTGCGAGACGATGTTGTCTTCGTTGATTCACCTGGAGTTGATGTCACACCCAATCTGGATGAGTGGATTGATAAACACTGTCTGGATGCTGATGTGTTCGTTCTGGTTGCCAATGCTGAGTCTACTTTGATGGTTACG GAGAAGAATTTCTTTCACAAAGTTTCTACGAGACTATCGAAACCgaacatttttattctgaaCAATCGATGGGATGCTTCTGCCTCTGAAcctgaattttttgaagag CTGGCCAATGAGCAAAAAGAA GTACGAGCACAACATCAAGACAGAGCTGTTGACTTTCTAGCTAAGGAACTCAAAGTTTATTCACCCAAAGATGCGGAGGAAcgtattttcttcatttcggCGAAGGAAACCCTGCAGGCGCGGATGCAGGAGCAAAGAGGCCAACCAGCACATA ATGGTGCCCTAGCCGAAGGATTCCAAAATCGTTACTTCGAGTTTCAAGATTTCGAACGAAAATTCGAAGAGTGTATTTCTAAATCGGCAGTGAAGACAAAGTTCGAGCAGCACTCCCAACGAGGCAAGCACATTGCCAGTGAAATACGCCAGACCCTCGACGATATACTGACGCGAACCCAGAAGATGCGAGTAGAGCAGCTGGCCATAAAACAAGAGGTCCACGACAAACTGAATTTTACAGAGCAGCAGCTGATGCTCATAACCCATGAAATGAAGGATAAGATTCATCGAATGGTGGAGGATGTGGAGCAGAGAGTGTCAAAGGCTCTGAACGAGGAAATCAGACGTCTTGCTGTGCTCGTCGATGAGTTCTCTGTGCCCTTCCATCCTGAGTGTCTAGTCCTCAACGTCTACAAGAGAGAGCTCCATACTCATGTGGAGAACGGTCTTGGCTCGAACCTCCGGGCTAGATTGAGCACAGCACTGGCCCTGAATATGGAGTCCTCCCAGCGAGAAATGACCGAAAGAATGTCAGGTTTATTACCGGACACCAAGAAGCAGCTGTCAGTGAGCATAATGCCCAGACGTGAGCCCTTCGAGATCCTCTACAGACTCAATTGCGATAACTTGTGTGCCGATTTCCACGAAGACCTTGAGTTCAGATTCTCCTGGGGAATCACAGCGCTCATCAGCAGATTCGCAGGTAAACAGGGGCATAAACTGGCGATTGCCAATTATCCACAGGAAATACCACAGAGTCTGGTATCCCCCACTGACAGCATTGATTCAGTGAAATTCGTTGCAAATCCAGTGAATTTTCCATCGGGAAACGACGATTGGTCTCTTGCTACTAGAATCGCCGTTGCCTCGATCACTTCCCAGGGTACAATGGGGGGACTCATTGTCGCTGGGTTCATGCTGAAAACTGTGGGCTGGAGGCTCATTGCCATTACTGGAGCTGTCTACGGAGCTCTCTATTTCTACGAGAGGCTCACTTGGACTAATAAAGCTAAGGAGAGGGAGTTCAAGAGACAGTATGTCAATCATGCTACTCAGAAACTCAGGCTGATTGTAGATCTCACGTCTGCTAACTGCAGTCATCAAGTTCAGCA ggaACTTTCAAGCACGTTTGCCCGTCTTTGTCACTTGGTAGACGAAGCAACGTCGGAAATGGACACCGACCTGAAGACAATAGCATCAACCCTGAGAACTCTGGAGGAGGCAGCAACAAATGCCAAAGTATTGAGAAACAAGGCGAACTACTTAGCCAACGAACTCGAGCTCTTCGATGCAGCTTACATAAGATCCCTCAATTGA
- the LOC135161562 gene encoding cytochrome c oxidase assembly factor 8 yields MSNSLCYQQLKHLRLAHRLYSKAPSFNLKKQDDTGKTTDMIGPANPVSNLRPIIFAQPSTETDIEKKFRETREATQEWNHKFWSAHNARFIAERKEFQNQLKAEGKESVTADEMSVFYKKFLDSNWETHVKYNYLWYKQNIKILYLEVRVRLSKMKFK; encoded by the exons ATGTCCAATTCATTATGTTATCAACAATTAAAGCACTTGAGACTGGCTCACCGTTTGTATTCAAAG GCCCCTTCATTTAACCTCAAAAAGCAAGATGATACCGGTAAGACTACGGACATGATTGGACCCGCGAACCCTGTCTCTAATTTGAGGCCGATCATTTTTGCACAGCCTTCGACTGAAACtgacattgaaaaaaagttCAGGGAGACGAGAGAAGCCACTCAGGAGTGGAATCATAAATTCTGGAGTGCACACAATGCCAGATTTATTGCT GAACGCAAAGAATtccaaaatcaattaaaagctGAAGGAAAAGAATCAGTGACTGCAGACGAGATGTCAGTCTTCTACAAGAAATTTCTAGACAGTAACTGGGAGACTCATGTTAAATACAACTACCTCTGGTACAAACAAAATATCAAGATTCTGTACCTTGAAGTAAGAGTGAGATTATCGAAAATGAAGTTCAAGTGA